In Piliocolobus tephrosceles isolate RC106 chromosome 4, ASM277652v3, whole genome shotgun sequence, the following are encoded in one genomic region:
- the TSLP gene encoding thymic stromal lymphopoietin, which yields MSGTKSTDFNNTVSCSNRPHCLTEIQSLTFSPIPGCASLTKEMFAMKTKATLALWCPGYSETQINATQAMKKRRKRKVTTNKCLEQVSQLLGLWRRFIRTLLKKQ from the exons ATGAGTGGG acCAAAAGTACCGACTTCAACAACACTGTCTCCTGTAGCAATCGG CCACACTGCCTTACTGAAATCCAGAGCCTAACCTTCAGTCCCATCCCCGGCTGCGCGTCGCTCACCAAGGAAATGTTCGCCATGAAAACTAAGGCTACCCTCGctctctggtgcccaggctaTTCGGAAACTCAG ATAAATGCTACTCAGGCaatgaagaagaggagaaaaaggaaagtcaCAACCAATAAATGTCTGGAACAAGTGTCACAATTACTAGGATTGTGGCGTCGCTTCATTCGAACTTTACTGAAAAAACAGTAA